The following are encoded in a window of Fluviibacter phosphoraccumulans genomic DNA:
- a CDS encoding segregation and condensation protein A translates to MLYGQPIVDMPQDLYIPPDALSVMLDAFEGPLDLLLYLIRKANVDILDIPMATLTKQYLEYVEAMRSENLELAAEYLVMAAMLIEIKSRMLLPRPKADFEEETEDPRAELVRRLIEYEQMKLAAREIDALPKAEIDFQWLNVWVDKEAVVRHPDVSAEDLHTAWLSVVRQAKLHTHHKIAREELSVREHMGLILRTLRHKEGYTEFAELFDPTGGVPVVVVNFIALLELCKEHLLEMTQTAAFAPIYVRLPTDVPEQSMFEVPEAFDGTEEGEDV, encoded by the coding sequence ATGCTCTATGGGCAGCCGATTGTGGATATGCCACAGGATCTGTACATCCCGCCAGATGCACTGTCGGTGATGCTGGATGCCTTTGAAGGCCCGCTTGATTTACTGCTCTACCTGATTCGCAAGGCTAACGTCGACATCCTCGATATTCCGATGGCGACCTTAACCAAACAGTACCTCGAATATGTCGAGGCCATGCGCTCGGAGAACCTTGAGCTGGCGGCGGAATATTTGGTCATGGCAGCCATGTTGATCGAGATTAAGTCTCGCATGCTGTTGCCGCGCCCGAAGGCCGACTTCGAAGAAGAAACCGAAGATCCGCGCGCTGAGCTGGTGCGTCGTCTGATTGAATACGAGCAGATGAAACTGGCGGCGCGTGAAATTGATGCGCTACCTAAAGCAGAAATTGATTTCCAGTGGTTGAATGTCTGGGTGGACAAAGAAGCCGTTGTGCGTCACCCGGACGTATCGGCTGAAGATCTGCATACCGCCTGGCTGTCTGTAGTGCGTCAGGCCAAGTTGCACACGCATCACAAAATTGCGCGCGAAGAGTTGTCGGTGCGTGAGCACATGGGATTAATACTGCGCACCTTGCGTCACAAAGAGGGTTACACAGAGTTTGCGGAACTGTTTGACCCCACCGGTGGCGTGCCCGTCGTTGTGGTGAACTTTATTGCCTTACTCGAACTGTGTAAGGAACACTTGCTTGAAATGACGCAGACGGCTGCTTTCGCGCCGATCTATGTGCGTTTGCCGACGGACGTGCCTGAACAATCGATGTTCGAGGTGCCTGAGGCATTTGATGGAACGGAGGAGGGTGAGGATGTCTGA
- a CDS encoding FAD-binding oxidoreductase — protein MTLIAQLQQCLGADQVLTSPEAQASYLKDWRGRYQGRAQAVVLPTTTQAVADVVRFCMSAGVPIVPQGGNTGLCGGATPDASGKAVVVAMTQLNRIRSIDATNFSITAEAGITLDQLKAAAESVDRLYPLTLGAGHLTTLGGTLATNAGGLQVLRYGMTRDLCLGLEVVLPDGTVWSKLSGLRKDNTGYDLKQLFIGAEGTLGLITAATMKLYPLPAARALIWLNLPDVSSAVDRHALAQTVFAGAQTASELISATTLSLVRQHLPEALLPTAVGAWPEAWALMIEVSAHDADFLQALLCAWQRACATAGVNAGYIATAPDAQAQLWAIRKGLAESQKREGLAIKHDVGLPISRIPQFIDEASAALQKRFPGIRIVAFGHIGDGNLHFNLSYADPVKNAGLIAQSAEANAVVYEVVGRLDGSIAAEHGIGQLKPTWLAQHAPAGSMALMRQLKATLDPQGLMNPGKVLV, from the coding sequence ATGACCCTGATCGCGCAACTACAGCAATGCCTGGGTGCCGATCAGGTGCTGACATCGCCTGAAGCGCAGGCATCGTATCTCAAGGATTGGCGCGGCCGTTATCAGGGTAGGGCGCAGGCCGTCGTGCTGCCTACGACGACACAAGCAGTAGCGGATGTGGTGCGCTTTTGTATGTCGGCCGGCGTGCCCATTGTGCCGCAAGGCGGTAATACGGGCCTCTGCGGTGGGGCTACGCCAGATGCCTCAGGTAAAGCCGTTGTGGTGGCCATGACGCAGCTGAATCGTATCCGATCGATTGATGCGACCAATTTCAGCATCACTGCTGAAGCGGGCATTACACTGGATCAGCTCAAAGCAGCTGCCGAGTCAGTCGATCGTCTGTATCCACTCACGCTCGGTGCGGGGCACCTCACCACCTTGGGGGGCACGCTGGCCACCAATGCGGGTGGCTTGCAGGTGTTGCGCTATGGCATGACCCGCGATTTATGTCTGGGCCTGGAAGTGGTATTGCCTGATGGTACGGTCTGGTCGAAGTTGTCCGGTCTGCGTAAAGATAATACCGGCTACGATCTGAAGCAGTTGTTCATCGGCGCTGAAGGGACTCTTGGTCTGATTACAGCGGCCACCATGAAGCTCTATCCCTTGCCTGCGGCGCGTGCACTGATCTGGCTTAATCTGCCGGACGTGTCCTCTGCCGTGGATCGACATGCGCTGGCGCAAACCGTCTTTGCTGGTGCGCAAACGGCATCTGAATTGATTTCGGCCACTACCTTGTCGCTAGTACGGCAACATTTGCCCGAGGCGCTTTTGCCAACGGCAGTAGGGGCCTGGCCAGAAGCCTGGGCTTTGATGATTGAAGTCTCAGCCCACGATGCAGATTTTCTGCAGGCCCTATTGTGTGCCTGGCAGCGCGCCTGTGCGACGGCGGGTGTTAATGCGGGCTATATCGCCACCGCGCCGGATGCACAGGCGCAGCTCTGGGCCATTCGTAAAGGCCTCGCGGAATCACAAAAGCGTGAAGGTCTTGCCATCAAGCACGATGTGGGTCTGCCAATCTCCCGGATTCCGCAGTTTATTGATGAAGCATCAGCCGCATTGCAGAAACGTTTTCCTGGCATCCGCATTGTTGCCTTCGGCCACATCGGTGATGGCAATCTGCACTTTAATCTGTCGTATGCCGATCCCGTTAAGAATGCTGGCCTGATCGCGCAGAGTGCTGAAGCCAATGCCGTAGTCTATGAAGTCGTTGGTCGTCTGGATGGTTCCATTGCCGCCGAGCATGGCATAGGGCAACTCAAGCCAACATGGCTCGCCCAGCATGCACCCGCAGGCAGCATGGCGCTTATGCGCCAGCTCAAGGCCACGCTGGACCCGCAGGGGTTGATGAATCCCGGCAAGGTCTTAGTGTAG
- a CDS encoding L-threonylcarbamoyladenylate synthase, giving the protein MTQYFNIHPETPQKRLLDQTAQMLRDGAVVALPTDSCYSLACHLGDAAALDKIRKIRGIDDHHLMTLMCRDLSDIGQYARVDNSQYRLLKLATPGAYTFVLEGTKELPRRILHPKRKTLGLRIPDNRIMQGVLEVLGEPLLTTTLTLPGDEEPLSDGWSIKDRLEGKLDLVVEGGWCGTEPTTVIDLCEMPPTVMRVGHGPLAPLGLC; this is encoded by the coding sequence ATGACGCAATACTTTAATATACATCCCGAGACACCGCAGAAGCGATTGCTGGATCAGACGGCCCAGATGCTCCGTGATGGTGCAGTGGTCGCGTTGCCCACAGACTCCTGTTATTCACTAGCCTGCCATCTCGGTGATGCCGCTGCCCTCGACAAGATCCGTAAAATCCGCGGTATTGATGATCATCACCTCATGACCCTGATGTGTCGGGATCTGTCTGACATTGGGCAGTACGCCCGCGTTGATAACAGCCAGTATCGCTTGCTCAAACTGGCCACGCCGGGTGCCTATACCTTTGTTCTGGAAGGTACCAAGGAGCTGCCGCGCCGCATTCTGCACCCCAAACGTAAAACCCTGGGGCTGCGTATTCCGGACAACCGGATCATGCAGGGCGTGCTGGAAGTTCTGGGTGAACCCTTGCTCACCACCACCTTAACGCTGCCCGGTGACGAAGAGCCGCTCAGTGATGGCTGGTCGATCAAGGATCGGCTGGAAGGTAAGCTGGATCTGGTGGTGGAGGGGGGCTGGTGCGGTACCGAGCCGACCACGGTGATTGATCTGTGCGAAATGCCACCGACAGTGATGCGGGTCGGTCATGGACCACTGGCGCCGTTGGGGCTCTGTTAG
- a CDS encoding 3',5'-nucleoside bisphosphate phosphatase, giving the protein MTQSPRYDLHCHSTASDGMLPPAAVVARAHANGVTSLALTDHDGLSGITEATAEAAKLGIELIPGTEISVEWNGQSVHIVGLQINPVDPTLVQGLDEIREGRANRAERIAVELEKVGFVGILEKTMAYVGNPELVSRAHFARALVEMGACREVKQVFDRFLTPGKPGYVEHPWPSLEKALGWIRAAGGVAVIAHPGRYRMSNKALGKLFEAFRDLGGEAIEVASGSHTPEQIAHFGRQARHYAFMGSQGSDFHGPDESYVDLGRTLPLPDGVVPVWESWKNN; this is encoded by the coding sequence ATGACTCAATCACCCCGTTACGACCTGCATTGCCACTCGACGGCCTCCGATGGCATGTTGCCACCCGCCGCCGTGGTCGCACGTGCGCACGCCAATGGGGTGACGTCACTGGCGTTGACCGACCATGATGGCCTATCCGGCATCACGGAGGCAACGGCCGAAGCTGCAAAGCTGGGGATTGAGCTGATTCCGGGTACCGAAATTTCGGTGGAATGGAACGGTCAATCGGTCCATATCGTCGGTTTGCAGATCAATCCTGTTGATCCCACGCTGGTTCAGGGCCTGGATGAAATCAGGGAAGGGCGCGCCAACCGGGCAGAGCGCATTGCGGTCGAACTCGAAAAAGTCGGTTTTGTCGGCATTCTTGAAAAAACCATGGCTTACGTGGGTAACCCGGAGCTGGTGTCGCGGGCGCATTTTGCAAGAGCGCTGGTGGAGATGGGCGCGTGCCGTGAGGTCAAACAGGTGTTTGACCGCTTTCTCACGCCGGGCAAACCCGGTTATGTGGAGCACCCTTGGCCCAGCCTGGAAAAAGCCCTTGGCTGGATTCGTGCTGCGGGCGGCGTCGCCGTAATCGCGCACCCTGGCAGATATCGCATGTCTAACAAAGCGTTAGGCAAGCTTTTTGAAGCATTTCGTGATCTGGGTGGCGAGGCCATTGAAGTGGCCTCCGGTAGCCATACGCCCGAGCAGATCGCTCACTTTGGTCGCCAGGCGCGTCACTACGCCTTCATGGGGTCGCAGGGTTCTGACTTTCATGGTCCGGATGAAAGTTATGTCGATCTGGGGCGGACTCTACCGCTTCCTGATGGTGTTGTTCCCGTTTGGGAATCCTGGAAAAACAATTAA
- the rimP gene encoding ribosome maturation factor RimP, with the protein MSLQELIETTVTGLGYEFVMVELSPRNRLVRVFIDAPEKPRGVDVEDCATVSNQLTHVFQVDNIDYDRLEVSSPGLDRPLVKPADFTRFAGSQVQVKLRMPIGERRQFNGTLIGLAGDQVQLELGENTIQFPLSNIDKARLVPKF; encoded by the coding sequence ATGAGTCTGCAGGAACTAATTGAAACGACGGTCACCGGATTGGGCTACGAGTTCGTCATGGTAGAGCTGTCGCCACGTAACCGACTGGTTCGGGTGTTTATTGACGCCCCGGAAAAGCCGCGCGGTGTTGATGTGGAAGATTGCGCTACGGTCAGCAACCAGCTGACACACGTATTTCAGGTAGACAACATTGATTACGATCGTCTGGAAGTGTCATCGCCCGGGCTAGACCGCCCGTTGGTAAAGCCAGCCGATTTCACTCGTTTTGCCGGTTCGCAAGTGCAAGTCAAGCTGCGCATGCCGATTGGCGAGCGTCGCCAATTTAATGGCACGCTGATTGGATTGGCAGGTGACCAGGTTCAGCTTGAACTTGGCGAGAACACCATCCAATTTCCATTATCGAACATCGACAAGGCTCGCCTTGTTCCCAAATTTTGA
- the scpB gene encoding SMC-Scp complex subunit ScpB produces MSEEQRSLTELVESTEGVVTPGPVIDVADLACIVEAALLASTAPLDMVHLRRLFDDTVAADEILQALGHLQERWQNRGCELLELADGWRFRTHAKIQPHLDRLNPEKPPRYSRAVMETLAIIAYRQPVTRGDIEDIRGVTVATQVIRTLEERGWIDTVGNRETPGRPALYATTRQFLDDLGLRSLTELPPLETMQGALEGMPGVE; encoded by the coding sequence ATGTCTGAAGAACAGCGTTCCTTGACCGAGCTGGTTGAATCGACCGAGGGTGTGGTTACCCCGGGCCCCGTGATTGATGTGGCCGATCTGGCCTGTATCGTGGAAGCCGCGTTGCTGGCTTCGACGGCACCACTCGATATGGTGCATCTACGCCGACTGTTTGACGACACCGTAGCGGCCGATGAAATTCTGCAAGCGCTGGGTCATTTGCAGGAGCGTTGGCAGAACCGTGGTTGCGAACTGTTGGAGCTGGCTGATGGCTGGCGATTCCGCACGCATGCCAAGATCCAGCCGCACCTCGATCGATTGAATCCAGAAAAACCACCGCGTTATTCGCGGGCCGTGATGGAAACCCTGGCAATTATTGCCTACCGTCAACCCGTTACCCGTGGCGATATCGAAGACATCCGTGGCGTTACCGTTGCCACTCAGGTCATCCGTACGCTAGAAGAACGTGGCTGGATTGATACCGTAGGTAATCGTGAAACACCGGGTAGACCGGCTTTGTATGCCACGACGCGTCAATTTCTTGACGACCTGGGCTTGCGTAGTCTGACTGAATTGCCACCCCTAGAAACCATGCAGGGTGCCCTTGAAGGGATGCCCGGAGTTGAATAA
- the rluB gene encoding 23S rRNA pseudouridine(2605) synthase RluB, with the protein MPAPRKPAAPRKPTTRPAAPRRPKPVVSAPVCDEPEFLDADLDASFEDEVSSAPLRKASANAGERLQKLLAQCGLGGRREMEEWITAGRVQVNGEPATLGQRVLPGDRVKVNGRLVNLHGATRAPQVLLYHKPEGEIVSRSDPAGRPNVFTNLPRVRGGKWIAVGRLDFNTSGLLLFTTSGALANALMHPRHEMIREYAVRVLGPMDDEAKDQLKKGVELEDGPAALKSIEDAGGEGANQWYRVTITEGRNREVRRLFEAVGRTVSRLIRVRYGPFLLPPRLKRGQSLLVEDADVEKLVKSLGADAEGPSRNVGQKVRGARPGGRPAPRGRAQARSQGKGAAPKRSSPRPAAKKPL; encoded by the coding sequence ATGCCCGCACCACGTAAACCCGCCGCCCCGCGTAAGCCCACAACTCGTCCGGCGGCTCCGCGTCGCCCTAAACCAGTCGTGTCCGCTCCAGTGTGTGACGAGCCAGAGTTTCTGGACGCCGATCTGGATGCGTCATTTGAAGACGAAGTCTCAAGCGCGCCACTGCGCAAGGCATCGGCCAATGCCGGTGAACGCTTGCAAAAGCTGCTTGCCCAATGTGGCTTGGGTGGTCGTCGTGAGATGGAAGAATGGATTACCGCCGGCCGTGTTCAGGTCAACGGTGAGCCGGCGACGCTGGGTCAACGTGTGCTGCCGGGCGACCGAGTTAAAGTGAATGGTCGATTGGTTAATCTGCATGGTGCCACACGGGCGCCGCAGGTCTTGCTTTATCACAAGCCGGAAGGGGAGATCGTTTCCCGTAGTGATCCAGCGGGCCGCCCGAATGTCTTTACTAATCTGCCACGTGTACGGGGTGGCAAATGGATCGCCGTTGGCCGTCTGGACTTCAACACCAGTGGTCTATTGTTGTTTACGACCTCGGGTGCGCTGGCCAATGCCCTGATGCACCCGCGACATGAAATGATTCGCGAATATGCGGTTCGCGTGCTGGGTCCGATGGATGACGAAGCTAAAGACCAACTCAAGAAGGGCGTCGAGCTGGAAGATGGCCCGGCCGCACTGAAAAGCATTGAAGATGCCGGTGGCGAAGGTGCCAACCAGTGGTATCGCGTCACCATTACTGAAGGTCGTAACCGCGAAGTTCGCCGTCTGTTCGAAGCGGTCGGCCGTACGGTCAGCCGTTTGATTCGGGTCCGTTATGGCCCGTTCCTGCTGCCACCGCGCTTGAAGCGGGGTCAGTCTCTGTTGGTGGAAGATGCCGACGTGGAAAAATTGGTCAAATCGCTGGGCGCCGATGCCGAAGGTCCTTCACGCAATGTCGGCCAGAAGGTCCGTGGTGCACGCCCCGGAGGCCGTCCGGCACCCCGCGGTCGTGCTCAGGCGCGATCTCAGGGTAAAGGCGCTGCGCCAAAGCGGAGTAGCCCTCGACCTGCGGCAAAAAAACCTTTATAA
- a CDS encoding Hsp33 family molecular chaperone HslO, protein MLRETDRFVRFHFPELSIRGAWVHLDESYRALCTGRNYPAAVSHMLGELASMTTLMAGQLKHPGRLTFQTRDPGPINLLVMDCTDKLGLRGMAQWHPEYLSQLQDPKMPCLNGQNGDEQSRLVMTLDAHQFSTPWQSHVPLVGQSLAEAFAHYLVQSEQQPTELYLAANGQQAAGLFLQKMPGADEADEDGWNRLCHLFGTLTDAELLSLDPSDLLTRLFPEELISLAPGQPVHHAGERNWDKVRDMLRSLGQPEVESILKEHGAVVINDDLSNLEYRFSAADIAAIFAQPSGTGTAAGPTLH, encoded by the coding sequence ATGCTGCGCGAGACCGATCGTTTTGTCCGATTCCACTTTCCCGAACTGTCTATCCGTGGCGCCTGGGTGCACCTGGACGAGAGTTACCGTGCGCTCTGCACTGGCCGCAACTATCCGGCAGCCGTCAGCCATATGCTGGGGGAGCTGGCCAGCATGACGACCTTGATGGCAGGCCAACTGAAGCACCCCGGACGTTTAACCTTCCAGACGCGCGACCCCGGCCCCATCAATCTGCTGGTGATGGATTGCACAGATAAACTCGGCCTACGCGGCATGGCGCAATGGCACCCGGAGTACCTGAGCCAGTTGCAGGATCCGAAGATGCCCTGCCTGAACGGCCAGAATGGCGATGAACAAAGCCGTCTGGTGATGACCCTGGATGCCCATCAATTCAGCACCCCGTGGCAAAGTCATGTGCCGCTGGTTGGCCAATCCCTGGCCGAAGCCTTTGCCCATTATCTCGTACAGTCCGAGCAGCAACCGACCGAGTTGTATCTGGCCGCCAACGGCCAACAGGCCGCTGGTCTGTTCCTGCAAAAAATGCCAGGCGCTGACGAAGCCGATGAAGATGGCTGGAACCGCCTTTGCCATCTGTTCGGGACTCTGACCGATGCAGAACTGCTGAGCCTTGATCCATCCGATTTGCTGACACGACTCTTCCCGGAAGAGCTGATCAGCCTGGCACCGGGCCAGCCAGTGCATCACGCCGGCGAGCGCAACTGGGATAAAGTACGCGACATGCTGCGCAGCCTGGGACAACCCGAAGTCGAATCCATCCTCAAAGAACACGGCGCCGTTGTGATTAACGACGACCTGAGCAATCTGGAGTATCGGTTCAGCGCGGCGGATATCGCCGCAATTTTTGCCCAGCCTTCCGGCACCGGGACAGCCGCAGGACCCACCCTACACTAA
- a CDS encoding gamma carbonic anhydrase family protein produces the protein MSCYQLEDRIPQINPTAWIAPTAVLIGSVACAEDASVWWNAVLRGDNEPIVIGPRSNVQDGCVFHTDPGAPLILEADVTIGHKVMLHGCHIGKGSLIGIGTTILNHAVIGEHSLVGAGTLIPERKVYPPRSLIMGTPGKVVRELTDEEVAKLINSAARYVQNAARYRQHLKAL, from the coding sequence ATGAGCTGCTATCAACTGGAAGACCGGATACCGCAAATCAATCCCACCGCCTGGATTGCGCCAACCGCGGTACTGATTGGCAGCGTGGCGTGCGCCGAAGACGCTTCGGTCTGGTGGAACGCGGTGCTGCGCGGCGATAACGAACCCATCGTGATCGGCCCTCGAAGCAACGTACAGGATGGCTGTGTATTTCACACTGACCCCGGTGCGCCTCTGATCCTCGAGGCCGATGTCACAATCGGCCACAAAGTCATGCTGCACGGCTGCCACATCGGCAAGGGCAGCTTAATCGGTATAGGCACAACGATTCTGAATCATGCCGTAATTGGTGAACACAGCCTGGTTGGCGCGGGTACGCTGATTCCGGAACGCAAAGTCTACCCGCCCCGCTCGCTCATCATGGGTACGCCCGGCAAAGTTGTTCGCGAACTGACCGATGAAGAGGTCGCCAAGCTGATCAATAGCGCTGCCCGCTATGTACAGAATGCCGCTCGCTACCGCCAACACCTGAAAGCGCTTTAA
- the rimO gene encoding 30S ribosomal protein S12 methylthiotransferase RimO, which yields MTKKTDTPKVGMVSLGCPKAASDSEGILTRLRAEGYDIVGDYVGADLVVVNTCGFIDSAVEESLDAIGEALRENGKVIVTGCLGAREGVVETAHPDVLAVTGPHALDEVMEIVHSHLPMPHDPYTDLVPPQGVRLTPKHYAYLKISEGCNHRCTFCIIPSLRGDLVSRPIGDVLKEAETLAKAGVKEVLVISQDTSAYGVDVKYRTGFWEGRPVKTQLQALCEALGEMGIWVRLHYVYPYPSVDDIIPLMAEGKILPYLDIPFQHASPRILKAMKRPASSENVLKRIKAWREICPELVIRSTFITGFPGETEDDFQELLGFLEAAQLDRVGAFAYSPVEGATANELEGAVPEEERESRRMRLMQFQSDISADKLAQRIGNEEVIVIDEVDDEGAIGRSWREAPDIDGVVQLMGFTDCAPGDRIAVRIIDADEHDLYAEPLLSASVN from the coding sequence ATGACAAAGAAAACTGATACACCCAAGGTTGGCATGGTCAGCCTCGGTTGCCCCAAGGCTGCCTCGGATAGCGAAGGCATCCTGACTCGTCTGCGCGCAGAGGGTTATGACATCGTCGGTGATTATGTCGGTGCGGATCTGGTGGTCGTTAACACTTGCGGCTTTATTGATTCAGCGGTCGAAGAATCGCTGGATGCGATTGGCGAAGCGCTGCGTGAAAACGGTAAAGTGATTGTCACCGGCTGCCTCGGCGCCCGTGAAGGCGTCGTCGAAACAGCCCACCCCGATGTGCTGGCGGTGACAGGCCCGCATGCACTGGATGAGGTGATGGAAATTGTGCATTCACACTTGCCCATGCCGCATGACCCGTATACCGATCTGGTGCCGCCTCAGGGGGTGCGTCTTACGCCCAAGCATTACGCCTATCTGAAAATCTCGGAAGGCTGTAACCACCGTTGCACCTTCTGCATCATTCCGTCGTTGCGGGGCGATCTCGTGTCGCGCCCGATTGGCGATGTGCTCAAAGAAGCAGAAACCCTGGCCAAGGCTGGCGTGAAGGAAGTGCTGGTTATTTCGCAGGACACCAGCGCCTATGGCGTGGATGTGAAATACCGCACCGGCTTCTGGGAAGGCCGTCCGGTCAAGACGCAGCTACAGGCGCTGTGTGAGGCACTGGGTGAAATGGGTATCTGGGTGCGTCTGCATTACGTATACCCGTATCCGAGTGTGGATGACATTATTCCGCTCATGGCCGAAGGTAAGATTCTGCCGTATCTGGATATCCCGTTCCAGCACGCCAGCCCGCGCATCCTCAAAGCTATGAAGCGTCCGGCATCGTCCGAGAATGTACTTAAGCGTATTAAAGCCTGGCGCGAGATCTGCCCGGAACTGGTAATCCGCTCGACATTCATTACCGGCTTTCCCGGTGAAACCGAAGATGATTTTCAGGAGCTGCTCGGCTTCCTGGAAGCGGCGCAGCTGGATCGGGTGGGTGCTTTCGCCTATTCGCCAGTCGAAGGAGCAACGGCCAACGAACTGGAAGGTGCCGTGCCTGAAGAAGAGCGCGAATCACGCCGCATGCGTTTGATGCAGTTTCAGTCTGATATCTCGGCCGACAAACTGGCGCAACGTATCGGTAACGAAGAAGTGATTGTGATTGATGAAGTCGATGACGAGGGTGCCATTGGCCGTAGCTGGCGTGAGGCACCGGACATCGATGGCGTTGTTCAGTTGATGGGCTTTACCGATTGTGCGCCGGGTGATCGCATCGCCGTTCGCATCATCGATGCCGATGAACACGATCTCTATGCCGAACCGTTGTTGTCGGCATCAGTGAACTAA
- a CDS encoding site-2 protease family protein, translating to MNIDIALLAIAALPMIFAITLHEAAHGYVARYFGDPTAWQLGRISLNPIRHIDLVGTILVPAATLLFGGILFGWAKPVPVDYSRLRHPRTDMRWVALAGPGSNLLMAFGWALLLKLGLSTNNYFSVPLEEMARIGVSINLMLMAINLVPILPLDGGRVLFSLLPPSAAQSYGRSEPYGLPILLLLLVTGLLSIIILPLIQLAGRLISTIFFL from the coding sequence ATGAACATTGATATCGCTCTTCTGGCCATTGCGGCCCTCCCCATGATTTTTGCCATTACGCTGCATGAAGCAGCGCATGGTTACGTGGCGCGCTATTTCGGTGATCCGACAGCCTGGCAGTTGGGGCGTATCAGTCTTAATCCGATTCGTCATATTGATTTGGTCGGTACGATTCTGGTGCCTGCCGCCACCCTGTTGTTTGGTGGCATCCTGTTTGGCTGGGCCAAGCCCGTGCCGGTAGATTACAGCCGATTGCGTCATCCGCGTACGGATATGCGCTGGGTGGCTCTGGCGGGTCCGGGGTCTAATTTGTTGATGGCTTTTGGTTGGGCGCTGTTGCTCAAGTTGGGTTTATCAACGAATAATTATTTCAGTGTGCCGCTAGAAGAAATGGCGCGTATTGGCGTGTCGATCAACCTGATGCTGATGGCGATCAATCTGGTCCCCATTCTGCCGCTGGATGGCGGTCGTGTTTTATTTAGTTTGTTACCGCCATCGGCCGCTCAAAGCTATGGCCGAAGTGAGCCTTATGGCTTGCCGATTCTGTTGCTGCTTTTGGTAACGGGCCTGCTCAGTATCATTATCCTGCCGTTGATTCAGTTAGCTGGGCGGCTTATTTCCACGATTTTTTTCCTCTGA
- a CDS encoding tryptophan--tRNA ligase: MSAERVLSGMRPTGSLHLGHYHGVIENWVRLQDNYECLFFVADWHALTTQYDAPQNIAQAGRDMVIDWLAAGLDPEKAIIFQQSQVLQHAELHLLLSMMTPLGWLERVPTYKDQQEKLSHKDLSTYGFLGYPLLQSADILVYDAKHVPVGEDQVPHIELTREVARRFNHLYGRTPEFEQEVIAALKKLGATAKPYKELRQRYQQEGDHEVLRQAEAFLAGAEALSTADKESLWGWLVGSGKSILVEPAALLTKASKMPGLDGQKMSKSYNNTISLRETPEDVAKKLKAMPTDPARIRRTDAGNPKNCPVWQLHEVYSDDAKKQWVTEGCTSAGIGCIDCKNAVAEGINVVLAPMRARAAELAADPEKIDRILRDGAQRARALADETMARVRAVMGLTG, translated from the coding sequence ATGTCAGCTGAACGCGTTCTTTCCGGCATGCGCCCTACGGGTAGCCTGCATCTGGGTCATTATCATGGCGTGATTGAGAACTGGGTGCGCCTGCAGGATAACTACGAATGTCTGTTCTTCGTAGCGGACTGGCATGCATTAACGACTCAATATGATGCGCCACAGAACATTGCGCAGGCCGGTCGCGATATGGTCATTGATTGGCTGGCCGCAGGGCTGGATCCGGAAAAGGCCATCATTTTCCAGCAGTCACAAGTACTGCAACACGCCGAATTGCATCTGCTGCTTTCCATGATGACGCCGCTCGGTTGGCTGGAACGTGTGCCGACCTACAAGGATCAGCAGGAAAAGCTCTCGCACAAGGATCTCTCTACTTATGGCTTCTTGGGCTATCCGCTACTGCAGTCGGCCGATATCCTGGTTTACGATGCCAAGCATGTGCCGGTCGGTGAAGACCAGGTACCGCATATTGAGCTGACACGTGAAGTCGCCCGTCGTTTCAATCATTTATACGGCCGCACGCCTGAATTTGAGCAGGAAGTGATCGCCGCCCTCAAAAAGTTGGGGGCGACCGCCAAGCCCTACAAGGAGCTTCGTCAGCGTTATCAACAAGAGGGTGATCATGAAGTGCTGCGACAGGCAGAAGCCTTCCTGGCGGGTGCAGAGGCATTAAGCACAGCGGACAAAGAGTCACTATGGGGTTGGTTAGTCGGCTCCGGCAAATCGATTCTAGTGGAACCGGCAGCGTTGCTCACCAAAGCGTCTAAGATGCCTGGGTTGGATGGGCAGAAAATGTCCAAGTCCTACAACAACACCATCAGCCTGCGTGAAACGCCGGAGGATGTGGCTAAAAAACTCAAGGCCATGCCGACGGATCCGGCACGTATCCGTCGTACCGATGCCGGTAACCCCAAGAACTGTCCGGTCTGGCAGCTACATGAAGTCTATAGCGACGATGCCAAAAAGCAGTGGGTCACAGAAGGCTGTACCTCCGCAGGTATCGGTTGTATCGACTGTAAGAACGCTGTCGCCGAAGGCATTAATGTGGTGCTTGCCCCGATGCGTGCACGCGCCGCCGAACTGGCTGCCGACCCGGAAAAGATTGATCGTATTTTGCGTGATGGTGCGCAACGTGCGCGTGCCCTAGCCGACGAAACCATGGCCCGTGTCCGCGCGGTGATGGGGCTGACGGGTTAA